A region of the Brienomyrus brachyistius isolate T26 chromosome 10, BBRACH_0.4, whole genome shotgun sequence genome:
CATGACGACGAGCAGGCCAGGGAATATAAAATCCCTCCCCCCACTCTAACCCAGGGTCATCTTCTGCTGATGATCGTCCTGGATTGCCTCAGCATGCTTGAAGcccctgtaggatcacacatgcacatatcacaaagcttaaattccaggtggcctgagacaagccCTACCCTGGTACGGGAGGCACACATTGGCCAAGGCCTCAAagggggttcgtgaccccacacacagacacacttaaaaacacacagagaacaagggaggccagcactccaacttttattgctcaaagttttaacgacctacagacagcagagtggacctcaaggacaggggtccctcgacttggcacacaaccccctccccagacatcctgccttacataccactcacccaacaccctagagaaagtttcttttaaatttggctgttgtatatctgtatatttatttactcatgactactagtctcaatatacagataggttatgtttgtaatgtgtcctaactttcaCAGATTCTTTTTCCTTGACTGACAAACCTTCGTcccccttttcttttccacattcctcagcagcccttatctgatctttgtattctaccatgcctaagggtaagatgtgctgttggaatgtgaatatatcatataatgtctgtataaagggtaacctctgattgaggtgcaacctagaccacctggaccaggtactggtgtgagtaatataacataatgacataatataagtaatcattaattaatcattacagatggtattcggtgtgaaccgctaggctggtacggcatgtttggtatcaaaccgatggacaATCACTTCATTTTACAAATTTGGTCAGTGGtcaccacgaaagtgaatatatcaaaagttacaccagcctaacgaaaatcatcaatacaagggaaatcagtctggtcataaatctcaaaaggactgatagagACCCCCTTCTGAAAGCccaccaaatggatggtcagccattggtccaggagtggaattcctggtcactcctattcacgaacttaaCACTATAAAATCTGGCACCtccgaacaaagccaggagaggagaaacagaagggggcCGAAAACAAAAGACCGTCAGCccaaagagaggcagagaacatcagcccaagagaagagaagctaacaagaagccctcctgaagcctgccagtgaaggcccagctggacagagaactgcaaccaagcccaagattcaccaggagagagaatcagaggggctccactccaacaaccgctgcaaacaccgcgcctccctgagtgccatcacccatcagctcatcagccactgcaagcaactgccaagaccccccccctttcctgcagccaaataaaccaacttcctttcatttctaacaagctaaactgtcctattcacctgctatattactttagggttgtgtttccacaaactgcttgctttgcagaacagtttttccctttttaggttactcGTTTTAAATCTgggcattgcattttcatgattacattgtgtctattccgttatttcatgtttattgtttgttaggtgtaatgtctgtcttatgttagttgtaggaataaatgcatgtcttttacacaacttcagcctccgtcattgagtgctcaacAATAgtacctgcctctgtgcgatctggctactacgctctgaaacctcaaactcgcctgaaatatcgcgagactctctctcatcggccgtgaggggagcttcgctaccgagcATTTACATTACCtgctgacgcagctcgctggaccagccttctaacccaggttattgagcgatactggttattaatgaatcccatttaagtctcacattaacagactcacggcgattcacaattgagtttggaggagcataacattcggcataacaattggttaataatcagcattaaataataattaagttaattaatttcaaaacatattggtggagatattaaaatctaCCTgaactaataattcctacatttATTGAAGAATGCGGGCACAAGCTTTAAACTTattgtgagcacacaattttaactttttatgaccgaacgtacaGTATAAGcgctgtgaactggttgcaaaagttgaGGATCAATCGCACTCtgtgcaatctgaaggcatttaagcgggatcatatgggcttattatagttattttatttctgttattagtagttatattattttgttttatttttggttattttattttagtttatttcgttttaaactgcagtaaaccttaaccctatatctgacgagattctcagatatagCGCGTTGTTTCTAGGATCGACTCGgacgagtttctccgtttctatatatcctggcagagatctctctattagcgaacaggaattcttgttacgaggttctaacctgaattctgttgcgcttggactcccTGAGATAAGACTGATAGCTCAGCTAACTTTGTGCGCTTTGATGGCTTCACCTCCATCTCTGTCAACTTctcttcaatttttttttttttttgtcctttggCCTTCCGCAGATAAGCAACCACAGTGTTCACAGAGTAGCTCTCTGGTGGAGAGCATCTCCTCCGTAGTTCTTCTGAAGTGACCTGATATCTGAAATATCAATGTACAATGaatcattaataaaaataacttaAAAAGCCCTTCTTTGAATACATACAGTaggggaaataattatttgttaAACACtatgtatttaattaattatttggaTATAATATAATGGAGAGAGACAGAATATAAACTGAAAATCAGGAGTATCTGTAACTGATAGATTGTAATCTGTGTGCAAGATGGCCACACAGCCAGTCTGTGGGAGCCAGAAGTCTGGCTGGGTTGTAGAGGATCAAAAACTTTTCAGTCAATGGCATGAAAATCAATTTATAACTTTTATGTAACATGTTTTTTCTTGATTTTTGGTTGATATTCTGTCTCTCTCCATAAAAATGAAACTACCTCATAAACTAGAGACTGATCCGCTGCTGAATTTGTAAGTTTCCTGACTTACAAAAAAACgaacaaataattatttcccccACTGTAGATGTTATGTAAGAATGGTTATGATAGTATGATTGTAGGTGAGGCTCTGCATTAGTTCAGGTGGAGTTTGTTGTCGCCATGGGGTGTCGATAAGAACACTTAGGACAGGGCACGACAGATGCTTGCTCTTTGGTGAGGATTTATTAACTTCCGTAAAACTTAAGGTATGACTCGGCACCGGCCTGTATACTGTTGGATATGTGTGGTCTGAAACAAACAATATAAATACTTAAAGGGACTTTCCCCTGTAAAGTACAGCCTGTGCACTAAGAATCACAAATTACCAACAAATAATAAACTTTACTGCAGCTTACTCCTAACACAATTACAGAGATTGTAACCTAATATACTGTAACACGGCAATACGGCCGTCAATACACAATTACTTCACGACTCTGACAAGTGAGAAACGAAATGTGCTTTCTTTCTATAACTAACTAACGGAAACAAGTTAGATATCGGAAACTTATTTTATATCAAGTTAGTCACATGGGGAATTAAGGAAGActtcacaaataaataaactaaataaaataaatcttcAGAAACCAGCACGTCTGGGTTGTTTAGTCTAGTTCGCAGCTCTGAAGCTCCGCACTCCGATTTGCCGAGAGATCGCGTGACCTGCTTTAGTGGACGGAAAGTCTTAAAGGCGCCTCACCCTCCATCTTTCTTgtacaatgatttttttttatataatgaaACTGATCTATATCATAATTTGCTATTATACAAAACAACAACATTTTATGAGATCATAGTCTTTACCTCTTTGCTTGGTGAAAGTCTGAAACTTTTAGAGCACTTTCCACCAGAAATCCCCCTGTAAGGGTGGAGGACCAAAAAAAGGTTAAAGTACCAATAAAGTTAAAGCacctatacatacatacataatatatatatatatatatacacacacacacacacacacacacacacacacacacacacacacacttcttttACCTCTTTGATCTTCTTGGCTTTGTCCTGCATTATCTTTATTTTGGTGACTTTCTCCTGACCTGTCTTCTGTCTCAACTCCTCTGTTTTGGTGACTTTCTCCTGAGCTGTCTTCTGCCTCGACTTCTCTGTATTGGTTGCTTTCTCCTGACCTGTCTTTTGTCTCAACTCCTCTGTTTTGGTGACTTTCTCCTGACCTGTCTTCTGTCTCAACTCCTCTGTTTTGGTGACTTTCCCTGACCTGTCTTCTGTCTCAACTCCTCTGTTTTGGTGACTTTCTCCTGACCTGTCTTCTGCCTCAACTCCTCTGTTTTGGTGACTTTCTCCTGACCTGTCTTCTGCCTCAACTCCTCTGTTGTTTTGGTGACTTTCTCCTGACCTGTCTTCTCTCAGAATTAATAATTTTAGAAATAATATCAACGTTAACAGAATGTCTATTAGTGGCATTTTACAATAGTCTTACTGCTATAAAATGCAACATCCGAAGGTGTTACTTTAACTCTACATGTGTCAACCACTACTGTCATAATGCACAAATTAAAGGTTTTAGGCCTGAATGCTACACTGTAAAATCTAACAATCATTTTAACTTATTTCTTTATGTTGACTTTACTTAATGTGGAGTTATTTGTTTACCTTACTGATGTATATGTAGTAATCCTTACTATTTGCCTTCAAAGTCCTATTTACTCAAATATATCTATTTACTGTAATATGATTTGTTTGAGTGCCATTTTGTTCAGAAAACTTTCGGTGTATTTGGTCAGTTTCCATTATACTATCATTTTAGCGTTGGAAGATCCCGACCTTTAAGAACCTACATGGGCTAATCCAAACACAAAAgctaaattaataaatgaaagtCAGTAGAGGAACTATGAATGAGATATGAATGAGAGTGATAAGAATATgttctttgtttaaaaaaagataGTTTAAtaatgagtatttttaaaagggGAATTCATCAATGTTCAAGATTCACACTAGATCATTTAAAACCAGATCAAGCAATGTTAAAATgattaaaagcattttaaatatcATTAAGAGTAATGGCGTCATATAATATAGAAAAATAATTTCTAAACTTCGTCGTTATTGTACACCAGGACAATAGGTGGCTAAATGCgctaaaaaagaaaataaataaataaataatcggCGAGCAAGACTCGCGTAAAGCGGCGAAGAAAAGAAGAAGGATTTTAATTGGATGAAAAGTTTTGTACCGCGGGGGGTAACAGCCGTTAGAGAAAGGGCTCGTGCATCGCGCCAATTTCGCTTGTAAAAAGACgtttctgtcagcatttcagcAGCAAAGAAGGAGGAAATCGAACGGAGGAGAATAACCAACGAACTGTGACTTCGGGAACATTCTGGAATCCAATGCCATGTATTTGGCCGTGTAAGTATTGTTCATATCACTCAGATAGAAGAGTGCTTTTACTGAAGCACTACAGATTAAATCATGGAAATTACACTCATATATCGCCAGTCCCGTGCTTGTACAAAGACTGTTTGTGCACATTTAAGTCTTTTAATGCTCTAAAAGTGCATGTATCCACTTGGCACGCATCAGATTTTGGGAAAGCAATTGTTGAAAAAAAGGTGTGTCACACACTGGCAGTAAGACACCAAAGAATGATGGGTTTCCACTTAGCTTCTCCATCTTTTTTCAAACCACCATTGGAAATTCAAAAATTGAAAGCTGCTGTTGTTTCTTCATTCCCTGACAATGTGCAGCAGTCCCACTTTCAGATGAACGGTCAGCAAAACActgttttggtagcatcttcagTATGTTTGAATGGGATTAAGTATGTACCAGATATGATTGTTTCAGCTGGCTCATGCTCCGGTCTCCCAGAATTCAGACAGATTACAAAACTTGTAGTTATTAACACTCATGTTGTGTTTGTCTGCAGACAATTTACCTCATGGTATAATGAACACTTAAGGTCCTATGAGCTTTGTGGCAGTCATTTAAGTTCCCATTCAGTCACTGAACTGTCTGAATTGAATGATGTTTTCCCGCTCTCAGCTTACCCAGCCAGAGGAAAACCTTTTGTCACATTAAAACGGTatattttatgctaaataaTACATATATGAGAACACATTTCTTAACCAAACatgcctttttttctttttttttaatagaggGATGCTCAGCATGGACCGAGGACTAGTTCTCAGAATTATCATTAATGATGGAGATATACGTAAATTAACTTTGCCAGATAAGCCTAGCTCGGTAGAAGCTTTTACAATTGAGGTAAAAGAGAAACTTCAGTTGACTTGTGACTTCACATTGCAGTATGAAGATCCTGACTTCAATAATGCACTCTGCAATCTCAGTGATATGAGTGATCTTCCTAACAAAGCAACACTGAAAGTTATTCCTCATGTTACTTTGGTGAATTTTGACATTAATGAACAGATAACTTGTTCAGCAAATGAGACGCCTAGCAGAGCAGAGTCCACCCACAGCACTTCTGATAAAGAAATTTTGTCATCTGCCAGTTCAAACTCGTCCAGCAAACATCAGTGGCCCAAGTCTTTTGAGATTCCTGACTTTTCGGTTGACATTAACTACAGACTGCGACAAGGAGACCTACTTCATATGAGGGATGGAATTTATCTTACTGTTTCAAGAGACATGAAACATGAAATACTGCAAAAGTTGGCAGAGTGCATGTATTCATATAAAGCATACCCTACTGATGAAGATTTTGCTGAAGTTGCAACAGCCCTTATAAACAAGCATCCGTGTCTTCGAGAGCAAGGATCATTAACAGGGTGCGGAGGGTGGAAAAATAGTCTCAAATTTAAGATGGGCAATTACCGGTCAAAACTCCGTAAAGCTGGATGCCTTGATGTCTCTCTTAATGGAGGAAGAAGGGGCAAGTACTCTCCTGAAGGACAGCCTccaaaacaaaacattaaaaaaccaCGAAGAGATGAAAGAAATTACCTTCCTGATTTTCCTTTGGGAAAGGATAAAATATCTCTTGAAAAAGATAGAGAACTGCTTGTTGAAGAAATGCGAAAAAGATTGCCAAACAAGACCATGGTCGCCCAAAAGATGGACCAAACATTTCTTTTACGAAGGAAAGAAATCGTGGAAACAGAGCCACCAATCAGAACAATGATGGAACGCTGGCCAGCACTTTTTACTGAGCGTGAGGTAAGAAATCTTATTGTGATTGGCTATTTGCATATGTTTCATTGGTTAaatgattttctgtttttaggtttTTGCAGAATTTACTCGGATTGCCTGCAAGAATCTCCAGAGTGAATTCTTTGATGAActtgacagacacacaccccgTCTAATGAAGATTTTTCGGTCTAAAACTGGAACCCTGGGTCAGACCTTATCAAAATTACTAGAGCAAGTTGAGTCAAGAAGAAACGCCAATCAAACATCAAATCAGGTATGATTATTCATGTGTGAATGAGACTTAATTTCTTGCTGCTACTGCATGTCtttactgagcttcatgtcatccCAGATGTATAagatgcgttaaaaaaaaaggatATTTATTTGACCCATGTTAATCAGCCATTTTCTTAAGTGATGCAAAGGGTGGGGGGACAAAACTAATAttcagaattttatttttaaatccaaATCACTGTTTCCAGTATAATGTTATTAGGACGATCACCAAGGGCACATTGTGATGTAAGCAAATTTTAAACTTGTGCAAGAATTGATGATCTTCCATGCTTCCAACATTACTTCTCATACTAACCCATTGACCTAACCTTAACACCACAAACATCATGGGGTCACAACACCCCCCTGCATGATTACTCTCGTGACAGACTGAAAGCATTGATTTTGCAGTTTAAAACTTTACAAATATTACTGTGTTTCTTGCACCCACCTATATTTTTTCTTTAGAAAGACTATGATTTGTCCATGTGGGTCATATGAATTATTGTCATGATCACTGTGTTATTTAAGCATCAAACTAGTAGCCCATTTTATATATAACCCCCCGAAAAATTATTTCCTTAAAATCTTTGTATTTGCCTGAAGAAAGTCATATAATTGGACATGGCATGATtgaataatttaaattattCCTTTAAATTATTGTACTATTCTTCATGATTTTATAAATGTTAATGAAAAAACAGTTCATCAAAATAAGATTTAATGTCATATTTTAATTTGcaaataaaaatactaaaatgAAACATGGTTCCTTCAAGAAACTACACTGTTACAAATTACAAGCAATGCCATTTTTTACACACTCTGATTCATAACGCCTCTGTTTTTTCAGGAAACGGAAGTTACAATTCGACGCACTGTGGTTCTTCGTGGTCTCCCTGTCCTTCTTGGGGACAACCCCTCAGAATTTTTTAAGGTTTGCTTTGTAAGTATAGCTGTAAAATTTTATGATTaatattttaactttttttatatGGTTAATGAATTTTGACTGTTTTTTTGTGACCAATACTATAGAAAAATCTAATGTACAGCTCTACTGTCTATTTGAtatatttactttatttatttttttatattcatatctaTTTAGGACTCCGAAGAAAACAACATTGAGCAGATTCCTGTTGGCATTCTGTTAGTCGACAATGAAGACTCTCCTCACTGCTCTTCGTTGATCCGTGTACGTCCAGTCTCCACTGCTATCATCATAGAGGGAGGTATTGTTATGGATGATGTCAGGGACCTGCCTCTTGCTGTTTGTCTCTTGTTTGGACTATCATATGCACTCCATCTTGATTACCCAAAGAACATGAAGAACACATTCAACTTCATCCAGCAAGTCATGCTTGATCTGGGATCGAAGTCATTGAAACCAAAACTTCAGACTTTGAAGAACCAGTTATTTGCTTAAATCAACACATTTAGGTCAAAATCATCTGACCTGCAGTTCACATAGCCACTACTGGGATGACATGATTCATGTCATCACACATGTCATAGcaagaaaaaaattatttgttTAATTCTACTTTTTGAATAGATTCAGTTGTGTTCAGCATTAATCTTTGTGTAATAGGCTTAAAATATTTAAgttataatttatataatttattttcattGTTTGACATATATTAATGGATCACAGTATCCttgtattattgttattgtgtatcagTCAGCATGGTCTgcttaaaagcactttaaatgAGGATTGTGCTATACGAATGTAGAGATGTTTAGACAGCAGAGGTTTTTCATTCAACTGTTCTGTTGACTTTATTTCTGGGATGACAGTTCAGTGGAGCTACATAGTTTTCCTAAGACATTCTGCATGGTGTATGGAGTGTTGGATATTTTTTGGTCACAATCTTCAGTATGATCATTTTAAACTTGCATAACTATTATTATACTATTATTATCTCCCTTCTCAGGTTTCCACATTAGACATGTTTTGTGCTTTTAATTAAGACAACCTTGAATTACTACTGCACCCTACGGCAGAACTGATTTGTCCTGATTTTGAAGGTTGCCATTTGCTTTGCTCTTTGCACTTTTGTGTGGtcaatcaaaataaaaattgaAAACAATGTTATTGTTTCTTAGAACCAGGTGCAGGAGTGGGATTAGAAATGCTGAGAGAATTTCATCTTTAAAAGTTAATAAATTGTTATTTAGTATTTTGTTTGAAGCAGTTAGTGCTCAGTAAAAAAGAATTCTGTGCATTTGCCAGTGAATCATAATAAACCTATGACTGAACAGTCAATTTTGATGCAGGACTTTTCGTTTAGCACCCAGTGGCATTCATCCAATAAATGATAGTAATGTGTGTTGATTTTGATTTTCTCAATTGTTTCAGACATTTCTGCTGTAATCAACattttgaaaaaataaatgttttgaagCGATCTAAATGGAGACCTGTGATTTTTACTAGTTGCAATGTATTTGAAactgtaaataaaattaaataggaAAATAGCTATAATTTTATTgataaattataataattattgttaTGCTATAGGTTAACTTTACTGATACCATTCCTCAAATCACAGATTCAGTTaagttaataaaacttaaatgctttaagtaaatgtgACTGGATACAAGTAAGGAATActtttaatacataagtaaatatGACTCAAATAACACTTGATATGATTAAGTTAATATTACTTAATTGAATTAAGGCAACGAGTTTGCACAATTTAATTAAGTAAACTTAACAAATTACTTTTTACAGTGTATTGTGATCGTGAaggcacctgtggggaaaaatgtGTAAAGTTAATGACATAGGCTAGCATTGGCATTTACTTGAGGTTTAGTTATATTTTGAAA
Encoded here:
- the LOC125751247 gene encoding uncharacterized protein LOC125751247 — protein: MMERWPALFTEREVFAEFTRIACKNLQSEFFDELDRHTPRLMKIFRSKTGTLGQTLSKLLEQVESRRNANQTSNQETEVTIRRTVVLRGLPVLLGDNPSEFFKVCFDSEENNIEQIPVGILLVDNEDSPHCSSLIRVRPVSTAIIIEGGIVMDDVRDLPLAVCLLFGLSYALHLDYPKNMKNTFNFIQQVMLDLGSKSLKPKLQTLKNQLFA